From the genome of Pleuronectes platessa chromosome 19, fPlePla1.1, whole genome shotgun sequence:
ctaACGCAGCTGTGACTCACTCTGAAAGATCCCATGCCAGGCTCTCCGGTCTTGGTGGCCTTGCTGGAAGCAGCTGGAGCGGGGGCTCCCTTGTCCTTGGCATCTGTGCCCTGGCTGGAGGCGGACTTGGCAGTCTGAGACATGGTGAGGGGCTTCAGGAGAGTCTGGGTGAAAGGATGGAGGAAGACAAGGGGATGAACAGAATTATAGGTGTAAATGGAGTGAAAGGATCATAGATGAGATACTGAAAGGGAAGGTGAAGTGAAGTAGAATTCAGGGTTCAATGTGGCTTTAGTCGAGGTGTAAACTTTGTCAGGGGGTGGTAGGTAGGtatgttttggggatttggacTAAAGCACGAGTCTGCCGTTTATGTGGGAGGCTCATTTAGGCCCTGGATTTCTGTTTGGGTCTTTCCCCAGGCTGAGGGTGGTTTGCCTGGGTGTGGTGGGCAGGGAGTGGGCCCTGGCTCTGGATGATGTATGGCTGCCCTCCtggtgtgtatgtctgtgtctgtgtgtccttaCCTGCGTTAGTATAGCTTGCAGTGCCGTGTTAGGGAGGCTGGCTCGTGCTGGTCCCTTCAGCGCTCGACCCAAGCTTTTATACTCTGGCAAAGGCCAAACGTAGAGGCTCATAGCACAAAAGAAAGCCTCTCGTCATCACAGTTGGCCTGTGCCAAAGCCACCGGGTCATCCCAAAGCCTAGAAACGCCACCGGCCCCACTGGCCTGCCTGTAAGCGTTTTACTATCAAAGGAAAGCACTGACCAAGGCATTTTTTGCATGTGTTGGTCTGGTGGGGCTGTAAGCTAGTTACATGTAGAGAGGAGAAATGCAAAGGTTCTGGGGGCACAAAGAGGGGACCCCTCTCAATCACAtaaacaggcacacacaaatatagcatattctccagctaaaaaaaacaactcagtaTTTAAAATCATTCTTTCAAGTGATCTATTCCTCTTGTTGATTTTGACAAACCacatgaaattaaatgaaagagGCCTTTTTACACACCTATTttctaatatataaataaatatatattagaaGATATAATAACAGGAAAATGTTCTGTTACTATAAGAAAGGATACCACATAATGcaattatttattatatgttGCTTATATTAATCAACCCAAAGGTTGGGAAAACTCAAGACAAATATATTTACTGTTTCCGTTCCTAATGAGGGTGAGAGCAGACGTTTAAtatcacatgtttgtgtctagagtttgtgaatgtttgtggcTGGAGTCAGCAGGCAGATTAACTTAGCATAAACACTAGGAACAAAAAGCAATAGCTAACTCTGTCCAAACGTtagataaatattttttgtggATATCCTCTTTAAATATACCAGGACTAGTTTGTTATAGCGCTGTGAGCGGTAACAGGTGGTAGCATGTTAGcactattcatccatccattatccataGTGCTTGATCTTTGAGGGTCATagagggctggagccaatcccagctgacattgggctaGAGGCGGGGTTTACCCTCTAACCATAACACTAACGTGTCCGTGGTTTAATGTATTTCAATACAAATCTACTGAAGAGAAAGGTAGACACTCTCAGAGTGAAACTTGAAACAAAGTGAACTTGCAGTCATCAACAAGCTTGTTAGCTCAGTCTTTCATTAGACTCATGCAATTGCTTCAAAAGTAGTATTTCAACTATCAGCTTCTGTCGTGACTTTGCAACACATCCAACAGGCTGTGACGGCTTCCATGATTTTACATTACGATTAGCTACAGGTTAGCAGTGCAAAATTTGCATTATTCAAGTTTATCTCAACTCAGGAATTGTATTGGTCATCGATTCAAGAGTGAATCCACTGGTTGCTGCAATTCCACTGGAATTGTGGTATGACCATTAAAGGAGATTATTCTCAGCCAGAAATtgggtaaaaaacaacaatttgttgtTCAAGATGAAATTGTTTGGTCCATTTCTGTGCAGTGTATAGAAATGGAGTTGGCAAGTATATCAAACACTTGCCAACTCACTGTAATAGTTGAAGCCAGCTGTTTTTATCACTATTTGAGTATATTGTAATTTAAACATGTAAGTATTTGTAGTCTGTAATCTTTAGAGGTGAAAGTTGGTGGTTGAAAGTGATAATTAATCTTAGATTACAGCTGGATTATTTCTGGATTATGTCACTTTAGATGATGTGATTTCTACTATGGAAGCAGGATTAAATTGTGTTTGATATTTTCAGATTATGTGGGAATTATTCTGGTAATCTGTCTGCTTCCTATTTGGCTGGGTATCAAACCTCTGTACGTTTTTGATGGTGATGGCAACAGAATGAAGCAAGTATCAAGTTCTAAAACATGGGCATCAGTGCTGAGTTAGATTCCCAATCTTTGTAAACAGATTCGAACCATTTATATGAAATAATTAAGTCTTTTTTAACACAAGGATGGTGTTCTTATTGTCAACAAAGCTGCCATAAAAATAACCTAACAATCGAAATGGCAATTCATCAATTCACACTTTTTATATTGCAACCGGTTCCTACAGAAGACAAAACATTATCAATATAGGCTAGGGAGGAAGGGAAGTCAAGTGAATTGATTGAGGACTATTTTTAGAGGTGGATGATACTAAAAGTTAAGTATATGATCAGAATCATCCTTAAATTGAGGCTCACAGAAGGTAGGGCTGCTGTTCAGAATGTCCTGTTACCATAAAGTGCCTCGGCTCTCTTATTTACAAGTTGTTGAGTATGTGAACCGTCTCTCActcactgtgcgtgtgtgcgcacgcacacacgcacacacagtgttGAATAGCATCAGAGGATATATTGTTCTGTACTTGACAACCTCTTGGTTAAACATGTTTGAACAAAGCTGACATTTATCTTTTATAATAAGGCTTGACTTCAATTTTGAAATCTGGATGTAATAAAATCACTCagaataaatcagtttttaaacTGCTTACACAATTCTACAAGATATTCTTGGTAGGACTCTCATAAACATTTCTCATATCCTGCAGTTCAGATTAAGTGAGAGAACACAAACTCTCTAAGGTTTTATACTTTTGGGGATACAGCATATCACAGAGTCATCAAAGTGAGTGTTAATGtactaacatgtgtgacaggGGAAGTATttcaattgattgattgactgaaaatgtattatcaaagaatttgttgttattGCCTAAAAAtaccaaacatttcctgtttccagcTTAATGAATGTGAGGAGTTgaggttttttctttcttatacATGAAGGTTTTAGTTTTGGACTGTtgttcaaacaaaacaagcagTTTGAGATTTTGTCTAACATTTAGACAGGAAATGACCCATGGATTAATGTATAAACGCAAAAGAATTATTGAGTATAAAGCGTAAAAAAGTATCCTGTTAAAGTTATCTCCCTCCTCCGCCCCCTCACATCTTATGtccttattttttttctcatcctaTGTCTCATATTCCCTTGTACCCATGTCCACTGCCCAGGGTGATAATGTGGTGTCTGCACTTCTGCCCCTCCACAGATTAACCATGCTTTTGTCGGGGGGGACAAAGACAAGCCCCTCCCTGCTGCTGAGCCGGGGCTTTCAGCATGGCCCCTTGCCAGGGGAGGCTTTAAAAGGGTGGGGGCGCGTGTCTACTCTCACTCTCACGGCAGGACATCCCAAGGGCATCAAAGCAAGGTGAGTCCCTGTCCTTTACCCAGCACAGCGCACCCAGCACAGGGCAGCTCAGGGCAGCATAGCCAGGGTCAACAGCCCCATAAattcacatacacaaacagccCAACACCGACGGCCTTCACTGTACCTGGTGGGCCGGATAAATGGTGATGATGGAAAAGAAATGGTCAGAAAGTTAGATAAAGAGATAGAATTGGTGAAGCCTCTGGCTTCTTTGACCTTCTTCATATTTGTTACTTTAAATAGATGCTTTCAATTCAGGGATGATGCATTCAGGCTGATTCTAGTATTCAGGTCACTTTTTTTACTGGTGCTATTCAGCCTTAAAAAATAGACTATGATGCTATTGCGTAGGTCATTTCACATGTTGTATAGCAGTCcaggtttgttattttcacagAATAACACTTTCAATAGTTAGCCTCCTGCTGTCCGGTTTTTAGATTTGAGTGCAATTGGATTCTTTGTCAGCCAAACTTTTGTGTATAAGCTTTTTCAGAATCAAGTGCATGTTAACAGACCTCTCAGACTTCAGTGTTTGCACAGGCTGTGCCCTCTAGTCATTGGGATTTCTGGAAGTGCACTATGTCCCTTTCAACTATCttacatttgtctttatttcctcGTTCCAGACAAGATGACTCACCATTGCACCAAGTTCTCCGGCCACTGGAAGGTGAGTCTGCAGACGGAGGAACAGATTCATACATCACCTCAATAGAGGTCCTTTCAACCTACATGTTTTCCCCGGGATGCCAGCGACTGCTTCTAAATGTCTCGGATGAAAAGACACACAATTTATCACCAGCTCCTTGAGGGGAGCTACCATTTCTTTCCAAGCAGGGAACTGAATATATGTAGACTAATTAGAAATACAATATATCATATAAATTGACCTTTAACTGTTTCTATCATGATTTTAAATGCATCCCATTTGGTGCatttaacaaacaaacctaaCATAATTGTATGCTTCTAAAAGTGGCTGTTGAGTTGGTTTCCTACACTATAAGCtatctctttgtgttttaatgtgctgctgcattcatACTCATTCATCATATATCAGCTGCCTTAACATCTCCTGATTTGTCCCCGTCAGATCATTGTCTTCGACGAGGAGTGCTTCCAGGGCCGTCGCCATGAGTTCACCTCCGAGTGCTGCAACGTGATGGAGTTTGGCTTTGAGACCGTGCGCTCCCTCAGAGTGGAGAGTGGAGCGTGAGTAAAAAGATATTCACATTCCGAAAAGCTTTTAGATttgcagagaggagcaggagaatgCAACACTGCAGCTGTCATAAAACTGAAATGAGAAGGTAATAATTCTGAACTTTTTCTCCCCCAGCTGGGTGGGTTATGAGCACGCCTCCTACCAGGGACAGCAGTTTGTCCTGGAGAGGGGAGAGTACCCCCAGTGTGATGCTTTCGGCGGTAGCAATGCCTATCACATTGAGAGACTGACCTCCTTCAGACCAATTGCCTGTGCTGTAAGTTCAGgagttgttttctcccccttcctTTTCACTCAGAAATGTCAACATATCTACCGTGTCTGTGAAACCTTTGTGTTTGTCAGATGGTTGCGTTAGACTTGACTGACTGGAAAAACATCTTTTATGCATTGTTTGTTCTCTCTTTTGCCCTCCAGAACCACAGAGAGTGTCGTATGACTATCTACGAGCGTGAGAACTTCCTGGGCCGCAAGGGTGAGCTTAGCGACGATTACCCCTCCCTCCAGGCCATGGGCTGGTGCAACAACGAAGTTGGCTCTCTCAGGATCCAGTCTGGAGCGTGAGTGTCCTCCAGCTGCTACATAACTCCTCCTACCATTccacatttattatttcatacTTCAccattaaattttattttttcagcctCTTCAGCAGTTCGGAAAATATACTCACAACAATCTACTTTTGCAGCATTTCATGTGCGTGTTGTTCTTTCTCAACAGATTTGTGTGCTACCAGTACCCTGGCTATCGTGGATACCAGTATATCATGGAGTGTGATCGTCACTGTGGGGAGTACAAACACTTCAGGGAGTTTGGCTCCCACTGCCAGACCCCTCAGATCCAGTCCATCCGCCGCATTCAGCAGTAACAACTTACTCCAAACTCCCCAGACCCCCCCCTTCCCATCTGACCCTTCACCTTTTACCCCTGCTGCTACCTAGTgctgaataaaatgtatttcttaaaCCCTACTGGCTTCCCCCTATGCATTTGCTTATCAtctgatggatgaatggatggatgaatgcatGGATTtatagataaaataagatagatAAACCCAAAAGTTCAGCGAGAGTTTTGATAAACAGGTTAATCCAAAATTACTCTGTGTGGCATGTTGGCATGTACAAGCAAAATACGATCAGCGTACGTAATCACATTGTTCCAGATCCAAATGTCTggtccaaaaaaaaaaggaaataaaataagcTCCGGCAAAAACAAGTTGTATTCATCCAATGACAATGTCAACAGCCACTTCTATAGAGAAACAAGTACCTTTTTACTTTTGaaagtatattttgttattaatattggtaaaaaatataatactaatataaactaaaaatacagatattgtatgaaaaatgtaaaggaaAGTAAACATCTTTGGGTTTTGGGCTGTTGATCTAAAAGAACATCTGTGGACGTTAAAAATTGCCAAATGTTACAGGTTTTTTTGCGGGACTGAACAGTCGTAAAATCACTTCATAGTTTAACTGTTCTGACCTGCAAAATGACTACAGATGCTAATTATCTTGTAGCTACAATTTGGTACTTTAGCTTCATGTTTGGTAAATTCTGCAGATATTTTAGGTCTTATTGTATTTTTGTCCTAAGATTAAATTTTAAGTGAATCTAGTGATAATCTGGTAAACAAAAACCCAgaactaaaaaaaaagtttttactttatctcacattatcatatttattggcatttacacacacattagtgaatttgaaaattataaataatgcaAAAGCTTTGATGCAAATTATAAAGTAAAAACCTCCCTAACgttctttaacatttttgttGAAGGACCAAATTTAGCCCAGAGGCCTGTTTGCCCCCCACAGCCACATGTGCAGGCCTGTGCACTGCAGTGCATGAGGAGCAGTACCGCTGATGGCCAGGAAGCGGCGCTGCGCTTCCATCAGACACTACACAGTCTGTTCACCGGAGCGTCAACAGAAAACCACTGACATAGCGGTAACATGCATTATGAGAGGCCGCTGGTGCTGCGTGACCAGTCAGATGCAATGTGAACAGCGACCTATGTGCCACAGGCTGGGGGCGGAGGGTCATTATTATTAGAGCCTGTTTGTATGCGAGGCTGTAGCACTCATCCAATTCAAATCTTTAAAAGCGCCCCCTCCATCATCCGGGAAATATCCTGTAAACAGATGCTGTTCCCAGTGAAACGCTCAGTCATAAATCTCCACTGGCAAAAATGCTCCAAATATGGACATCCTGGAGATGAAGCTGCGATCACAGCAATAACTGCGCAACAGTCACGTGTGTGGTTTGGTTGACGATGCTGTTTGGACACAAACGTAAAAATAAAGACTTCAAAAACAATGTTATTTCCCCCCTCTGTCGACACCCAGTGTCGCCCAGGCCCAGTGCACGGTGAGCCGCTCCGTGTTTTACAAGCCTCTCCCCGCcgcagtgggaggaagttgaaCCACAGAGCAGTGCCACTGTGctaatagaaaaaacacaggaaaaatAACCCAGGCTGTGGGTTCACTGACACATGTGCCACACCGGGGCAGGGGAACCAGCAGCTTGATCGGCTGCGGCGGACGGAGACGTTCGGCACTCACGACCGACGGACGGACAGCTACTTGGCCGAGCGTGGGCTTCCCCAGCACGGAGAGCCTGGTTGGCCAGGACCCGCTCGACTCGTATCGTTACCGGAGATCTGCGCCTCTGTCGGGCGCCTATGTGTTGCCAACCCGAGGCCTGGAGTAGCACCTGATCCTCGACAAGTTTACAGCGCCGGGGCAAAGTTCTCGGTTTACGGGCAGCGCAGCCACCGCTGCTCCAGCGGAGTTCCATCTCCAAgcagctctccctctccctccccctcctccgcccCGTCCTCCACGGCCAGCTACCAGCGTCACTATCGGCGCACAG
Proteins encoded in this window:
- the cryba4 gene encoding beta-crystallin A4, with the translated sequence MTHHCTKFSGHWKIIVFDEECFQGRRHEFTSECCNVMEFGFETVRSLRVESGAWVGYEHASYQGQQFVLERGEYPQCDAFGGSNAYHIERLTSFRPIACANHRECRMTIYERENFLGRKGELSDDYPSLQAMGWCNNEVGSLRIQSGAFVCYQYPGYRGYQYIMECDRHCGEYKHFREFGSHCQTPQIQSIRRIQQ